TGACGATCACGGCAAGACGAAGCCCTGCCCATCGGGGTGCTTCTTGGGTTCTGGTGGGCGGGGCGGTCTCAGCGGCTGACGGTGCAGGGCTTCAGGCTCGCCGGGTCAGGGACGGGGCGAACAGATCGCCTGAACCCCGAAAAACACCGACGCCGTCCAGGGTGTGCTCGCGATCATCCCCCACGCGAACAAGACGAGCGTGGCCGCCGCTTGGGCCTTGCGCTCCTTGTCGGCGGCTTCGTCTTCGGGGACCAGCTCCAGGAAGCGCTCGGGGAATTCGTCGGTGGGCCAGGCGCCGGGTGCGGGCGTTGTTCGTCTCGCCGGTCACCACCGGGAGGTATTTCTCCGCCTCGCGCACGAGATCGGGCATCTGAGGGCCATGGAGGGCGAGTTGGCGCGCAGCGCGACTGACTGGACGTCCGTACGCGGGGCAGAATACCGACCAGTCGAAATAGGGTGGCCCGTCAGCCCGGGAAGAGGGGCCGATGTCCGCGGCCGGTCATATGGCAATCGAGGCCAATGTCAGACCGAAACCTACCAGGACCAGGCCCGTCAGCCGCTCGACCCATCTCTGAGCTCGCTGCTGTGGGCGTGCGTGCCGCCGCTGGTTCTGGCGACGGCGGCTAATCAGCCGTCGCGTGGCAGGAACACACCACGACAGCAAGCCGAACCACACGATGTTCAGCAGGGCATGTGCCAGCGCGTACAGCAACGTCATGGAGAAGGCAGGGGCATTCGGTGGGATGAACTGAGGTAGCAGACTGACGTAGAAAATAAGCGCCTTAGGATTGAGAAGGTTCGTCGAGAGACCTGTGGCAAAGCTTCGGCGGGGTGCCGCTTCTGCCGCCTGGGTATGCTTCGTGGCTCGCGAAACCGCCTTGGAGCGTGAGGCGGCCAAAGCATGCACACCGAGCCAGATGAGCCAGAGAGCCCCAGCAACCTGCAGAATCCGGAATCCTATGGGGGAAGCCGCCAACAGCGCTGCCACGCCCACCGCTGAGGTAATTCCCCATACTGCGAGCCCTACCGACACCCCTAGCCCTGTCATGAAGGCCATACGTCCGCCCCAACGCACTGCGGTCCGCAGGACGAGGGCACTGTCCGGCCCCGGGGTGACGGTGAGCAAGGCGGCGGTCGCAATGAACGCGATGCACGCCGAGAGAATGTCGGAGCTCATGGTGTCTTTTCATTGGTGAGCGTAGGAACCGGTCGGCCGCTGGGCAACGACCCTCCGGATTGGGGAAAACATGGCAGCGCGCACCTGATAATCAGGCTCTGATCTCGTCCAGCCAGGCAGCAAACTCGGAAGAACGCAGAAGGTCCGAGTGGCCACCGGGAAAGGACCGGTGCGTGCACTTCTCGGTGGTTGCACGAACCCAGGCTTGGATCCCATCGCCAGTGGCCAGAAAATCCTCTTCACCACGTGCCGCAAAGACCGGACACCGGACTTTTGGATGAGCTGCTTGTGTGAATTCTCTCAGTAGCATGAGGTCTTGCATGGCCGTTTCGATAACAATGTCCCGCCAGTCGTCCGACTCATCAGAAAAAAGCCCGGGATCGATACGGTCCAGGTAGGCGGCGGCGTCCGAAGAACTCTGAGTGATTGACTCGGGTATCGTCAGCAGTGCGGGTGCCGTGGCACCCGTGACCACCAATGCGGAAACGTGTGCCCCGATTGCCTCCAGTTCGGTTGCCGTGACATAGGCGACGTAGGCGCCGTAACTATGTCCGACGAGTACCGGGCCAAGCGGCTGCAGACGTGTTACTGGGTCGACGCACGACTTCACGACCTCTGCGAATGATGTGGCTGCTTTACCGAAGTCCCGACCGAAACGACCTGGATATCGGGCGATCCGCGCCGAAGGACCCAAAGCGCGTAGCAATGGCTGTAGTTCACTTCCGAATGAGCCGGCGCCCGGGAACAGGACGACGTCAGGGGTTCCGGAACTCACCATCAGAGTTCGAGTCCAAGCTCGTCGATCACCATGGCGATACTGATTGCAGAAAGCCTGAAATCCCACTTGTCCGGAACGCTCAAGTCCGCGGGCGTGTCAAGGCAATCGGGGATGAAGATCCCACTGGCTTCAACCAGGCCGTACCAGTCATCCCAGGCGCGGGAATCCGTGACTGAGCGGAGATCGTACGCAGTGAATCCGTGCTTGCCACGACGTAGAACTGAGTCCGGAACAATTCCCTTGTAGGCTGACTTGAGGCATGCCTTGCCTTCGAAGTCAACCTGCTTCACACCGTCATCCATTTTCAGGGCCAGGGAGACCAAGGAGTTGCTAAGAAACGGATAGCGCCCTTCAACAGAATTCTTCATGAGCATCGAGTCACCGTGATCGCCGAGCAGATGGCCCGACAATTGAACGTATACGTCCGCGATGGAGCGTAGCTGCATCGGAGAGAGTCGCTTCACCTCGTCCTCCGTGAATGGGATGAGCCTGGATCGCCAGAACTCATTCCCATCGAGCGCCTCTCGGGCTCTCGGCGTGAGATAGGTCTCACGCCGATGACTCAGCTTCCGCCAGTTAACCTCCCAGCTGAAGTCTGCCCTGCCCCACGCCTGTTCGTTCTCCGCGCGCGAACTGCGATTGGAGCGGGTCGCACTGTCGAAGGCATAGGAGTCGTAACCGAAGAACAGTTCATCCGCCCCCTCACCGGATACAACTCCTTTGATCCCAGCGGAGCGGGCAGCACTCGCCAGCATCATGGCGGCAACGTTGTATGTTTCTCGCTGTGGATAGCAGCAGTGTCGGACCATGTCCTCGAACCGGGACGCGATGTCGGTCCGACGGCAAAGGATCTGTTCGTGTTTGCTCGCGGCGGTCTGTGCCACTTCACGCTGAAAACGCCCCTCGTCCAGTCCTGGATCGTCGAAGACGATCGAGAAAGTACGAACGGGCTGATCAGTGAGATCTGCTGCTTCCATCAGAATTGCAGTGGAATCGAACCCGCCACTCAGGTAGGCGCCAATCTCAACCTCGGCCTGCAGGCGGTCGCGGACCGACTTCCGGAGACTTTTTCGAATCGTCTCAGCAGACACGGGTTCTGCCGGTGACGAGAATTCTCCGTACCGCCAGTAGCGGAAGGTTTCCTGGTTGTTGGCAGTGAACTTGACGGCGCACCCGGGGGGAACAGCCTGGATCTCCTTCACGAGAGTACGTGGTGCGACGATGTTACCCATCGCAAGGTACTGGTCAACCGCACCAATATCCACCTTCCAGGGGCGATCGACGCACTGCACAAGAGGCTTGATCTCAGAGCTGAAGTGAACGCCAGAATTGGTCACGGTGTAGTACATCGGACAGATACCGAACCGGTCTCTGGCCAGGAAGAGTGACTTCTCGGCACGGTCGAAGACCACAGTGGCGAACTGCCCGTCGACCAGATGAAGACCTTCTACGCCGTACTGCGCGATGAGTTCCGGAACTACGGATACGTCAACGCCGTTCCCATAACGGGCAGAGCCCAATTTTTCGCGAAGATCTCGGGCATTGAACACCTCGCCATTGGTCATCGCTACATAGCGACCGCTGCGATCCTCCGCGGGCTGCCAACCATCGACCAGTCCAGTGAAGCTCAGGCGGCCAAGCTTCATGGAGACCGTCTCCGTATTCAGAGAGTAGGTCTCGTCGGGACCGCGGTGGACAAGCCGGGAATGCATGGCAGCGGCAACGCTGCGATCAATCCCACCGTTCGGGGAAAAGGTCCCGCACACGCCACACATCGTCCTCACACACCCCGGCCACTCAGATCATCGACAAGGGCCTTCAAACTCTCTGCCCGAAGTACGTCTCGGACACCGGCGCCCACCCAGCCGAGTTCCTTCAGCTTGTTGACCAAGATCACAGTGGATGCCGAATCGCCGCCCAGGTCGAAGAAGTTGTCGTCGGCGCCGGCATCGTCGACGCCGGTGAGCCGACGCACCAAGGCAAGGATCTGCTCCTCCGGCGCGACGTTCTCACTTGAGTCCTCTTCGGGCTGGCGCCTCGCCCTGAGGGCGTCTCGATCGACCTTGCCGTTTCGCGTATAGGGCATCGCCTCGACCTGGTGGATCAGGGAGGGGACCTTGTAGGAGTCGAGGGCCGTCTCCAGATGTGTCCGCAGGGCACGAGCGGTGACTGCACCCTGGTAGTAGCAGACCAGGGCATCAGCAACAGAGTCGTCCGTGTCCGCATACGTCTCGGCGGTTACCACCGCTTCCATGACGCCTTCGAGTCGACAGGCCGCACTCTCGATCTCGCCTGGATCGAGGCGAAAACCGCGGACCTTCAGCTGTCGGTCCAACCGTTCGACGAAGAACAGCTGTCCGTCGCGCTCCTCGACCATGTCGCCGGTTCGATAAAATCGGTGCGATTCGTCGTCCACGAAAGGATGCAAACCCTGCGGCGTCAGATAACCAATCGCGACACTTTCGCCGGTGATAGCCAGCTCACCGTGTGAGGACGCTGCTTCGTTGGTATCTTCCCCCGCCGTTGTGGACAACGGGAGGATCTTGTATGCGCAGTCTCCCACCACTGCACCGAGCGGTACGTAATCGGTGAAGTCATCTGGAGTCAACGGGGGGCTGAGGAAATTGCAAACAGTGCTTTCCGTGGTTCCGTAAGCATTGTGGAAGGCTGCTATGGGCGACCACTTCTGAACCACCGCGGGTCGACATGCCCCGCCACCGTTGATGACGTGCCGCAGGCTCATTGTATTCGTCGGATCGGTGGCCGTAAGCGCGAACGGCGTCGTTTTCAGGTGGGTAATGCGATATTTCTCCAGCGTAGATTGCAGCACGGTCCCCGGAATGAGCTGTTCCTCACCGGTGATCACCAGGCATGCGCCCGAGGTCAGAGTCCAGAGGATTTCCGTAATGCATCCGTCGAAGGTTAGACGGGCAAATTGCAGCGTGCGACTCTGTGTGACCAGTTCCAGGGAGCGCACATGGTCTCCCACCATGCGCGCCAGCGGTTCCGCCCTGACCAGCACACACTTGGGCTCACCCGTCGACCCCGAGGTGTGGATGGCATACCCGATACTGCCCCGGTACGGCGCGAGGTCTGCCGCAATATCTCGGCGACGCTTCGCATCGTCGCACCAATCGACCGGTGGACCGGCCAGCACAGGAAGGGGTGACGATGTGGCAGTCTTGGCAATCCTCTTGACTCCGAGCAACGACACCTTGTCCGAATTCGAAGACGTGCTGTCGCGGGTATCTATGAACACGAAGGGACGTCTGGCCCGTAGGGCTCCGGCCAAGGCCACGATTGAGCTGGCGGCACGGTTCGCCTCAATTCCGATGAACTCCCCGGGTTCGGTCCATCTTTTGAGTTCCTCCGCGAACTCGTGAACGTTTGCACCAAATTCTTGGTAGGACAACACTCCATGTGCTGTCTCGATCGCGCTACCTTCCGGATTTTCTTGGCAGACGCGTTCGATCGCCTCGGTAACTGGCACCTGATGCACAGTTTCTCAGCCCTTCACTGTGTGTGAGAGGACGCCAATGCCCTCGACGACTGAGACGATGGAGTCGCCGGGATTGATCACTGCGGCCCCTGGGGTCCCGGTACAGATGACTGTTCCAGGTGAAAATGTGCGTCCTGCCGTAAAATACTCGACCAGGAATCCGAGATCATACTTCATGTCAGCCACAGGGGCGGAGGCCACGGTTTCGCCATTAAGAATGGTGGAGACCTGAATCGACTGGAGTTTCGCATCATCGAACTCGCCAAGGCTGACGATCTGAGGGCCGACGCTGCAGAACGTATCGAAGCCCTTGGCCCAAGGAATATATCGAGGGTTCTCGCGTATGACGTCTTCGGCGGTCAGATCGAGGACCGAGGTGACGCCCGCCACAACAGACCGCCACTCGTCACGCGGTACGTTTTTGCATTCCGTGCCGATGACAAGGCCAAGTTCCGCTTCCGCGGTCACCCTCTTACTTTGGGTCGGCAGCTCGATCTCTTGACCGTTGCCGATGAGACAGCTTCTCGGCCGCAGGTATGAACCGGGCCCAGAGGATGGCTGCCGAGTATTCAAGTCCTGGGAGTGACCTTTGTAGTTCAAGCCGGCGCCCCAGACGTCTCCTGTATCGACAACGGTCGCGGCTTGTTCCAGGTGGATGTCGGCGGGTTCAACGTCCTGTAGCGACCCGAGTAGTGCTGACAGCTCGCTCAGGCGGGTCGTGTCCAGCAGGTCACTCAAACGCGTCGGGGTTGCATAACCTTCGATTCCGGACAGCGAGATCCAGCTGTCGCCGTGGCTCGCAAAAATCTCATAGCTGTTACCGGTTTTGAATCTCGTCAATCGCACTGACTCTCCCATTTTTCGCTTCGTCGAAGGATGTTAGGCAGATACAATCTTTCGAGAGAGATCGCGTGCCGCAGCGCGAATATCGTCCTGGTTCGTGTTTCCTGTGGTCTGATTGACCGCAGCTTCCATCAGTGAAGCCGGATCCACGGCGAACTCGTCGCATAGCTGCTCGACAAGGGGAAAGAATCCGGAATGTATCCCGATGACCCCGCCGAGGACCTGCATGTTTCGGTCCTCAGGAAGGAGTTCCAAATTGGTCCGACAAAAGTCTGCGTGCTTCGCCAGCGCTTTGTAATCAAACTTGTCCTGACCGAGGGAACTGATTATCCCGGCCAGGGACTCAGTCTCAGCGTTACCCGCACCGCGGCCGATGCCGTCGAGCGTTCCGTCAGCGATTCTTGCGCCTGCCTCGAAGGCCGCGAGGCTGTTCGCGTTCGCCAACCCAAGATTGTCGTGGCCATGGAAACCAACGACCGGAAAGGATTCCCTTGCGACGGTCACGTAGCGATGGACGTCACTGGGAAGCATGGAACCATACGAGTCCACCACGTACAGGCCGGCGATCTCCGAGGTGACATCTGCCAGCAGACTCGGTAGCTCCTCAGCCGGCGTGCCACTCGTTTTCATGAGGTTGAGGTAGACCGCATCACACATTCCGGTGGCAGTTTCAATGTAGTTAACGTAGTCCGGCACCCGCTCGGGTTCCATACCGATACGCACGAAAGACATGCCTTCGTCGCAGAGTCTGGCCAGGGTAGAGAGCCCGCTAAATTGTGGTTGCGCGAACATACCCCAAGAAGTGGCCGACAGCTCCGACTGTGCGATCTCGCACCAATGTCCGAGATCAATATTGCTGGGCTTGATGCCGGTGAGCTCAGCCTCGAAACCGAGACCGTGCCCGATTTCAACCATACTGATCGGCGTCTCGTTAAGTCGGCCGAGGAGTTCGATGACGAAACTCTCATCGAGTTGAAAATCAACGGCATAGGAACCATCGCGCAACGTCGCATCAAGGAGTTCGACCTCCTGTGGATTGAACTGCAGGCCGTATACTGCAGGCATATCTACCCTCCGAATCCATTAGTTTCGCGACAAAATGGAGAACCGCTGTCAAAGCATTGTGGCGCGTGACAAGAACAGGAGAAGAGAAGGCTGAAGAGGCTGAAGAACGCGCCCCTTCCCGTGGCCGAGACCGCGGGGGCGTCTCGGTCATCGTCGGTAGACCCGACGGACATGCTGGGGAATGGGTTCAATGAGGAGACATTTGTGTGATGTGTATCACTCGCCTGTGTTGGATGCCCTTTTCAGCCGGCGCGTGGCGCGATTGAGAGGTCATCTCATTTGGGGACACCGGTGGCCTGACGGCGTGTTGATGGTCGAACGCTTGGTGCCGGACGGGCTGTGGGAGTTGTTCCAACTGGTGTTCGGTCCGTCCGGCGCCGCCGCTCACCGCCGTTTCATGGAACTGTGCTGTACGTCCAGCGGGAGATCACCAGGCCCGCCCGTACCGCGTCGCCGAGGCCGTCGAGGGTGATGAGGAGGAACAGGGTGAGGGCCGCGCGGCCCAGTGAGCCGTAGTGCTCCGGGTCCTCGGTGGCGAAGAAGACCCAGCCGGTCATCGCGTAGACGTACAGGAGCAGCGCGCCGACGAGTACGAAGCTCACCGTTCCCGGCAGGCTTTTGCCGACGGCCACGATGACGATGCGCAGCTGTGGCAGGAAGCGGGCCGCGCGTACGACGCGGGCCAGCCGCAGGAGCCGCAGTACGGTCGCGTTCTCGCGCGCGAAGGGCATGAACGCCAGTCCGACCACCGCGAGATCGAAGACGTTCCACGGATCGCGGAAGAACTCCTTGGGGCGGTCGGCACAGGCCGCGGCGCGCAGCAGGATCTCGGCCGTGAAGGCCGCGAGGAAGACGTGTTCGGCCGTCTTCAGCAGGTCGTGCCACTGGTCGACGGCGCCGGTGCAGGTCTCCGCTCCCAGCAGTACGGCGTTGCCGAGGATGAGGCCGAAGACCGCGGCGGTGAACGGCGCCGACTCGGTGATACGGCGCGTACGGACCGCCACGGCCCGGCGTAAGGCGGGGGACCGCTCGGACATCACTCGGTGGTGCCCGTCGCTGGGCCGACGAGTTCTTCCAGCAGGTCTTCCATGGTGACGAAGCCGAGGACGGTGCCCTTGTCCCCGGCCACCGCCGCCAGATGGGTCCCGGCGGATCGCATCGTGGTCATGGCGTCGTCGAGCGGTGTGCCGATCTCGACGCGGACCACCGGGCGCAGAGCGGTCTTCGACAGGGGCCGGTCGCGTTCCGCCACCCCGAGGGTGTCCTTGATGTGCAGATATCCCCGCACCTCGCCCTTCGGCCCGGTGACCGGGAGGCGGGAGAATCCCGAGGTGGCCGCGGCACGTTCCAGTTGGCGCGGTGTGACGTCGTGGCCGACCGTGACCGTTCCGGCGAGTGGCACCATCACCTCGCCGACCGGCCGGGTGCCCAGCTCCAGGGCGTCGCGCAGCCGCTCCCCGTCGGCCGGATCGATGAGGCCGGCGTCACTGGAGCCCTCCACCATCCGTACGAGCTCGTCGTCGGTGAAGACCGAGGCGACCTCGTCCTTCGGCTCGACCTTCATCAGCCTCAGCAGCACGTTGGCGAAGGCGTTGATACCGAAGATGACCGGCCGCAGGGCGCGGGTCAGGGCGACCAGTGACGGAGCCAGGATCAGCGCGGTGCGCGCTGGCGCGGCGAGCGCGATGTTCTTGGGGATCATCTCGCCGATCAGCATGTGCAGATAGGTGGCCAGGGTCAGCGCGATCGCGAAGGCGATCGGGTGGACCAGTCCGGCGGGCACACCGATGGACTCGAACGGCGGCTCCAGGAGATGGGCGATGGCCGGCTCGGCGACCGCGCCGAGCACGAGGGAGGAGATGGTGATGCCGAGTTGGGCGGTCGCCATGGCCGCCGACAGATGCTCCAGCCCCCACAGGGTGTTCCTGGCACGGGAGTTGCCCTTGAGGGCGGCCGGCTCGATCTGGCTGCGCCGCACGGAGATCAGGGCGAACTCGGCCCCGACGAAGAAGGCGTTGGTGAGAAGGGTGAATGCTCCGATGGCCAGCTGAATGGCTGTCATGACGGTTCCGTGTCGTTCGGTGCGGCCGGGGTCGGCTCGGGGGCGGTGACGCGGACGCGGTCCGCACGATGGTGTTCGACGTGGAGCACGGCCAGTTGCCAGCCCTGGACCTCGAACCGGTCCTGGGGCGTGGGGATACGGGCCAGCCGGTCGGCGATCAGCCCGGCGAGGGTCTCGTAGGAGCCCTCGGGCGCCTCGAACCCGATGCGTTCGAGCTCGTCCAGACGGATACCGCCGTCCGCATCCCAGACGGCGCGGCCGTCCGCGGCGGGCTCGCGCTCCACCAGACCGGGGCTCTCCCGCGGGTCGTGCTCGTCGCGTACGTCGCCGATGACCTCCTCCACGATGTCCTCCACCGTGACGATGCCCGCGGTACCGCCGTACTCGTCGACGACGACGGCCATGGTGCGGCTCTGCCTCAGCCGTCGCAGCAGCCGGTCCACGGGCAGCGTGTCGGGTACGCGCAGCGGTTCGGTCGCCAGCGCGGTGACCGGGGTGTCGCCCCGTACCTCCTCGTCCAGCGCCAGCACGTCACGGATGTGTACGGTGCCGGTGATCTCGTCCAGGCTGCCGCGGCGCACGGGGAACCGGGACAGCCCTGTCGCCAGGGCCAGGTTCGCCGCGTCGGCGGCGGTGGCGTGGGCGTCCAGGGCCCGTACGCCGACGCGCGGGGTCATGACGTTCTCGGCGGTCAGCTCGCCCAGGTGGAGTGTGCGGACGAAGAGCTCGGCGGAGTCCTTCTCGATGGCGCCTTCGCGGGCGGAGTGCCGTACGAGGGCGA
The nucleotide sequence above comes from Streptomyces sp. NBC_01716. Encoded proteins:
- a CDS encoding non-ribosomal peptide synthetase — its product is MPVTEAIERVCQENPEGSAIETAHGVLSYQEFGANVHEFAEELKRWTEPGEFIGIEANRAASSIVALAGALRARRPFVFIDTRDSTSSNSDKVSLLGVKRIAKTATSSPLPVLAGPPVDWCDDAKRRRDIAADLAPYRGSIGYAIHTSGSTGEPKCVLVRAEPLARMVGDHVRSLELVTQSRTLQFARLTFDGCITEILWTLTSGACLVITGEEQLIPGTVLQSTLEKYRITHLKTTPFALTATDPTNTMSLRHVINGGGACRPAVVQKWSPIAAFHNAYGTTESTVCNFLSPPLTPDDFTDYVPLGAVVGDCAYKILPLSTTAGEDTNEAASSHGELAITGESVAIGYLTPQGLHPFVDDESHRFYRTGDMVEERDGQLFFVERLDRQLKVRGFRLDPGEIESAACRLEGVMEAVVTAETYADTDDSVADALVCYYQGAVTARALRTHLETALDSYKVPSLIHQVEAMPYTRNGKVDRDALRARRQPEEDSSENVAPEEQILALVRRLTGVDDAGADDNFFDLGGDSASTVILVNKLKELGWVGAGVRDVLRAESLKALVDDLSGRGV
- a CDS encoding hemolysin family protein, which translates into the protein MSAVLLLLLALALTLACAVFVAAEFALTTVERGELERAAEAGEHGAGSALKAAKRLTFQLSGAQLGITVTSLVIGMLSEPSLSVLLRGPLEATGLPSGGVSTTATLLGVAVSTVVLMVIGELVPKNWAISSPLAVAKVVAAPQRGFTACFAPLIRHLNNTANRLVRRIGLEPAEELASARTPEELVALVRHSAREGAIEKDSAELFVRTLHLGELTAENVMTPRVGVRALDAHATAADAANLALATGLSRFPVRRGSLDEITGTVHIRDVLALDEEVRGDTPVTALATEPLRVPDTLPVDRLLRRLRQSRTMAVVVDEYGGTAGIVTVEDIVEEVIGDVRDEHDPRESPGLVEREPAADGRAVWDADGGIRLDELERIGFEAPEGSYETLAGLIADRLARIPTPQDRFEVQGWQLAVLHVEHHRADRVRVTAPEPTPAAPNDTEPS
- a CDS encoding thioesterase II family protein, which translates into the protein MVSSGTPDVVLFPGAGSFGSELQPLLRALGPSARIARYPGRFGRDFGKAATSFAEVVKSCVDPVTRLQPLGPVLVGHSYGAYVAYVTATELEAIGAHVSALVVTGATAPALLTIPESITQSSSDAAAYLDRIDPGLFSDESDDWRDIVIETAMQDLMLLREFTQAAHPKVRCPVFAARGEEDFLATGDGIQAWVRATTEKCTHRSFPGGHSDLLRSSEFAAWLDEIRA
- the asnB gene encoding asparagine synthase (glutamine-hydrolyzing), which produces MCGVCGTFSPNGGIDRSVAAAMHSRLVHRGPDETYSLNTETVSMKLGRLSFTGLVDGWQPAEDRSGRYVAMTNGEVFNARDLREKLGSARYGNGVDVSVVPELIAQYGVEGLHLVDGQFATVVFDRAEKSLFLARDRFGICPMYYTVTNSGVHFSSEIKPLVQCVDRPWKVDIGAVDQYLAMGNIVAPRTLVKEIQAVPPGCAVKFTANNQETFRYWRYGEFSSPAEPVSAETIRKSLRKSVRDRLQAEVEIGAYLSGGFDSTAILMEAADLTDQPVRTFSIVFDDPGLDEGRFQREVAQTAASKHEQILCRRTDIASRFEDMVRHCCYPQRETYNVAAMMLASAARSAGIKGVVSGEGADELFFGYDSYAFDSATRSNRSSRAENEQAWGRADFSWEVNWRKLSHRRETYLTPRAREALDGNEFWRSRLIPFTEDEVKRLSPMQLRSIADVYVQLSGHLLGDHGDSMLMKNSVEGRYPFLSNSLVSLALKMDDGVKQVDFEGKACLKSAYKGIVPDSVLRRGKHGFTAYDLRSVTDSRAWDDWYGLVEASGIFIPDCLDTPADLSVPDKWDFRLSAISIAMVIDELGLEL
- a CDS encoding fumarylacetoacetate hydrolase family protein, with amino-acid sequence MRLTRFKTGNSYEIFASHGDSWISLSGIEGYATPTRLSDLLDTTRLSELSALLGSLQDVEPADIHLEQAATVVDTGDVWGAGLNYKGHSQDLNTRQPSSGPGSYLRPRSCLIGNGQEIELPTQSKRVTAEAELGLVIGTECKNVPRDEWRSVVAGVTSVLDLTAEDVIRENPRYIPWAKGFDTFCSVGPQIVSLGEFDDAKLQSIQVSTILNGETVASAPVADMKYDLGFLVEYFTAGRTFSPGTVICTGTPGAAVINPGDSIVSVVEGIGVLSHTVKG
- a CDS encoding LysE family translocator: MSSDILSACIAFIATAALLTVTPGPDSALVLRTAVRWGGRMAFMTGLGVSVGLAVWGITSAVGVAALLAASPIGFRILQVAGALWLIWLGVHALAASRSKAVSRATKHTQAAEAAPRRSFATGLSTNLLNPKALIFYVSLLPQFIPPNAPAFSMTLLYALAHALLNIVWFGLLSWCVPATRRLISRRRQNQRRHARPQQRAQRWVERLTGLVLVGFGLTLASIAI
- a CDS encoding hemolysin family protein translates to MTAIQLAIGAFTLLTNAFFVGAEFALISVRRSQIEPAALKGNSRARNTLWGLEHLSAAMATAQLGITISSLVLGAVAEPAIAHLLEPPFESIGVPAGLVHPIAFAIALTLATYLHMLIGEMIPKNIALAAPARTALILAPSLVALTRALRPVIFGINAFANVLLRLMKVEPKDEVASVFTDDELVRMVEGSSDAGLIDPADGERLRDALELGTRPVGEVMVPLAGTVTVGHDVTPRQLERAAATSGFSRLPVTGPKGEVRGYLHIKDTLGVAERDRPLSKTALRPVVRVEIGTPLDDAMTTMRSAGTHLAAVAGDKGTVLGFVTMEDLLEELVGPATGTTE